The Juglans regia cultivar Chandler chromosome 2, Walnut 2.0, whole genome shotgun sequence genome includes a window with the following:
- the LOC109010317 gene encoding geraniol 8-hydroxylase-like, which produces METLTFLLFSLVFLICSQALLHLRSWLFSKRKLPPGPTGLPIIGNLLAIGDTPHESLAKLAKKHGPLMTVRLGFVTTVVASSAEMAREILQKNDQAFLGRAMPDAVAAEANFELSMVWLQGDKKWISLRKICNSQMFTTQRLDALQGLRHQMMDTLVRKVVEASETGEAINIGRLVFGTTLSLLSNTMFSVDLIDKKSNSIQELKEHVGTILELLGKPNVSDFFPLLKPFDLQGIRRTIKVPYDRLHALLDEVIDRRLKCRTSASPRCNDFLDVLLDHGEEHGPKEFNREDIKILLTDMFIGGTGATTTIVEWAMAELLRNPGMMAKAKQELAKTIGLGRRTIQEKDILRLPYLQSVLKETMRLHPTAPLLLAHRALIDVQVCGYTIPKHTPVIVNAWATARDPMCWDKPKEFIPERFMAGGSAEVDYRGTNFSFIPFGSGRRICPGLALGVRMLSLLLASLIHLFDWKLPDGMALEEIDMRAKFGIAMQNPLVVIPNLVVAKANE; this is translated from the exons ATGGAGACCttgacttttcttcttttctctttggtcTTCTTGATATGCAGCCAGGCCCTTCTTCACCTCCGAAGCTGGCTTTTCAGCAAGAGAAAGCTTCCTCCCGGCCCAACTGGCCTTCCCATAATCGGGAATCTCCTTGCAATCGGTGATACGCCGCACGAGTCCTTAGCCAAGTTGGCCAAGAAGCACGGCCCCCTCATGACCGTACGACTCGGGTTCGTCACAACGGTGGTTGCTTCTTCAGCAGAAATGGCGAGGGAAATCCTCCAGAAGAATGACCAAGCATTTCTAGGGAGAGCCATGCCAGATGCTGTAGCCGCGGAGGCTAACTTCGAGCTGTCAATGGTATGGCTACAGGGGGATAAAAAGTGGATAAGCCttagaaaaatatgtaatagcCAGATGTTCACAACACAGAGACTTGACGCGCTGCAAGGCCTGCGACACCAAATGATGGATACTTTGGTCCGAAAAGTGGTTGAAGCCAGTGAAACTGGGGAAGCCATTAATATTGGGAGGTTAGTGTTTGGAACCACGTTAAGTTTGTTGTCCAACACCATGTTCTCAGTGGacttaattgataaaaaatcaaatagtaTTCAAGAACTAAAGGAGCATGTTGGGACGATATTGGAACTTCTGGGGAAGCCTAATGTTTCAGACTTTTTCCCTTTGCTAAAGCCATTCGATCTACAAGGCATCAGGCGGACTATTAAGGTACCTTACGATCGATTGCATGCGTTGCTTGATGAGGTGATTGATCGACGTTTGAAATGCAGAACCTCTGCATCACCGAGGTGTAACGACTTTTTGGATGTCCTCCTTGACCATGGCGAAGAACATGGCCCTAAGGAATTTAACCGCGAGGATATCAAGATTTTGCTAAcg gACATGTTCATTGGAGGAACTGGTGCAACTACCACTATAGTGGAATGGGCAATGGCTGAGCTGCTTCGCAATCCAGGAATGATGGCCAAGGCAAAACAAGAACTTGCTAAAACAATCGGATTAGGACGTCGAACCATTCAAGAGAAAGATATCTTACGACTTCCTTATCTACAATCAGTCTTGAAAGAAACGATGCGGCTTCATCCAACAGCACCTTTGCTGCTGGCTCATCGTGCTTTGATCGATGTACAAGTTTGTGGATACACCATTCCAAAGCACACTCCGGTGATCGTGAATGCATGGGCAACAGCCCGAGACCCCATGTGTTGGGACAAGCCAAAAGAGTTCATACCAGAGAGGTTCATGGCTGGCGGCTCTGCAGAAGTGGATTACAGGGGCACAAACTTCTCGTTCATCCCGTTTGGTTCTGGGCGGCGGATTTGCCCAGGTTTGGCTCTTGGGGTACGAATGCTTAGCTTGCTGCTCGCTTCTCTGATTCATCTCTTCGATTGGAAGCTCCCTGATGGAATGGCACTTGAGGAGATTGACATGAGAGCCAAATTTGGAATCGCAATGCAGAATCCGCTGGTTGTCATTCCCAACTTGGTTGTGGCCAAAGCTAATGAATAA
- the LOC109010785 gene encoding copper chaperone for superoxide dismutase, chloroplastic/cytosolic: MAFLRSVATTSTAIAASALPAAFALSSLSSSQSSQSQKPINITFLSPARNQTPTRFGLLKAFAHPPSALHMDAPASHHKPTSQGDDTLPELLTEYMVDMKCEGCVDAVKNKLQTVSGVKNVEVDLSNQVVRILGSTPVKTMTEALEQTGRKARLIGQGVPEDFLISAAVAEFKGPKIFGVARLAQVNMELARVEATFSGLSPGKHGWSINEFGDLTRGAASTGKVFNPINGRNSEEPLGDLGTLEADEKGDAFFSGVREKLRIADLIGRSLVIYGSEDKSDPGVTAAVIARSAGVGENYKKLCTCDGTTIWESSDKDFAISKV, encoded by the exons ATGGCATTTCTCAGGTCGGTGGCCACAACGAGCACTGCCATAGCTGCCTCTGCTCTCCCTGCAGCCTTtgctctctcctctctctcttcctcccaaTCTTCACAGTCCCAGAAACCCATAAACATCACCTTCCTCTCCCCCGCACGTAATCAAACCCCAACTCGATTTGGTCTCCTCAAGGCTTTCGCTCATCCGCCCTCGGCTCTTCACATGGACGCCCCGGCTTCTCATCACAAGCCCACCTCTCAG gGCGATGATACCTTACCAGAGCTACTG ACGGAGTACATGGTGGATATGAAATGTGAGGGTTGTGTCGACGCAGTGAAGAATAAGTTACAGACTGTTAGTG GGGTAAAAAATGTTGAGGTGGACTTAAGCAATCAAGTAGTGAGGATTCTTGGTTCAACACCTGTGAAGACCATGACTGAAGCTTTAGAGCAGACGGGTCGAAAAGCCCGATTAATTGGGCAAGGGGTGCCTGAAG ATTTTTTGATCTCTGCTGCTGTTGCGGAATTCAAAGGTCCCAAGATTTTTGGTGTGGCTCGCTTGGCTCAGGTGAATATGGAATTGGCTAGGGTTGAAGCCACTTTTAGCGGGTTATCTCCTGGAAAACATGGTTGGTCCATTAATGAATTTGGAGATCTGACAAGAGGTGCCGCAAGCACTGGAAAAGTGTTTAATCCAATAAACGGAAGGAATTCAGAAGAg CCACTTGGTGACCTGGGAACATTAGAGGCTGATGAGAAAGGCGATGCATTCTTCTCAGGCGTCAGAGAGAAGCTGAGGATTGCTGATCTCATTGGGCGATCTTTAGTGATATATGGAAGTGAAGATAAATCAGATCCAGGTGTTACAGCTGCTGTCATTGCTAGAAGTGCAGGGGTTGGTGAGAACTACAAAAAGCTTTGCACTTGTGATGGAACCACCATATGGGAATCAAGTGACAAAGATTTCGCTATCAGCAAGGTTTGA
- the LOC109010805 gene encoding nudix hydrolase 14, chloroplastic encodes MAHFLQASVPLHTLSKRLSLSSPLTLLHTRRTRSLFCKMSAESAPLTHSITLPSRPREPVKIVAAPGISNSEFRNAINSFLFKQWLKNLQTETGILGNHALSLKRVLIQGVDMFGERVGFLKFKADVLDKETGKKVPGIVFARGPAVAILILLESEGETYAVLTKQVRVPVGRLILELPAGMLDDDKGDFVGTAAREVEEETGIHLNLEDMVDLTAFLEPSTGCRVFPSPGGCDEEISLFLYRGCVGKEIIMQLQGKQTGLREHGEMIEVCVVPYKKLWRMTPDSKVLMAVALCEMAMREGLLPQSKA; translated from the exons ATGGCGCATTTTCTTCAGGCTTCCGTGCCTCTCCACACACTCTCCAAAAGACTCTCGCTTTCCTCTCCCCTTACTCTGCTCCACACTCGACGTACGAGATCCCTCTTTTGCAAAATGTCGGCCGAGTCGGCCCCCCTGACTCACTCGATCACCCTTCCGAGTCGACCCCGTGAACCCGTAAAGATTGTAGCCGCACCTGGCATCTCCAATTCTGAGTTCAG GAATGCTATTAATTCCTTCTTGTTCAAGCAATGGTTGAAGAACCTGCAAACTGAAACCGGAATTTTAGGCAACCATGCCCTGTCGCTGAAACGTGTGCTTATCCAG GGAGTCGATATGTTTGGAGAGCGCGTTGGTTTTCTCAAATTCAAAGCTGACGTTTTGGATAAGGAGACAGGAAAAAAG GTTCCAGGTATTGTATTTGCACGAGGTCCAGCAGTAGCCATACTGATCCTCTTGGAGTCGGAGGGTGAAACTTATGCCGTGCTTACCAAACAG GTTAGGGTCCCTGTTGGGAGGCTTATTTTGGAATTGCCTGCTGGAATGTTGGATGATGACAAGGGTGATTTTGTTGGCACTGCAGCTCGGGAG GTTGAGGAGGAGACTGGTATACACTTAAATCTAGAAGACATGGTTGATCTCACAGCCTTCCTGGAACCATCCACTGGATGCAGAGTCTTTCCTTCCCCG GGTGGATGCGATGAAGAAATTAGCCTCTTTCTGTACCGGGGGTGTGTGGGCAAAGAGATTATCATGCAACTTCAAGGAAAACAAACTGGTCTTCGTGAACATGGTGAGATGATTGAGGTTTGTGTCGTTCCCTATAAAAAACTCTGGCGCATGACACCTGATTCAAAGGTTCTAATGGCCGTTGCTCTTTGTGAAATGGCCATGAGAGAAGGGTTACTTCCACAATCAAAGGCCTAA
- the LOC109010579 gene encoding subtilisin-like protease 3, whose product MENKCGVLLKMVVISFLSLFFMLHLSPTMAQEESLKTIEIDENQSSLPTYIVHVKRPEGRITLQSEELDSWYESFLPSTSESSNEQPRMVYSFRNVVTGFAAKLTEEEVKAMEKMDGFISARPERILSLHTTHTPAFLGLHQGLGVWKDSNLGKGAIIGVLDTGILPDHPSFSDEGVPSPPAKWKGKCEFNAAACNNKLIGARSFQNGRKVAIPPFDDAGHGTHTASTAAGNFVKGANVFGSANGIAVGMAPFAHLAIYKVCSAGGGCAESDILAAMDTAVEDGVDVLSLSLGGGSSPFHADGIALGAFGAIQKGIFVSCSAGNGGPFYGSLSNEAPWILTVGASTIDRSFRATAKLGNGDQYDGESLLQPKDFDSTLLPLVYAGANGNMSSAFCAPGSLNDIDVRRKVVLCKRGGGIGRTEKGQVVALAGGAAMILMDLEINGFTTSADPHVLPATLVNYAAGLKILAYINSTSAPTATILFKGTVIGGSSAPSVASFSSRGPSEESPGILKPDIIGPGVNILAAWPVPVDNNTYSKSTFNVISGTSMSCPHLSGIAALLKSSHPSWSPAAIKSAIMTTADVLNLGGKPIFDQRLLPADIFATGAGHVNPTKANNPGLVYDTKPEDYIPYLCGLNYTDIQVELIVQRAVNCSQVEIIAEAELNYPSFSIVLGSSTQDYTRTVTNVGLANSTYTLDLLVPQGIGMSVNPNKLTFTKANQKVTYSVEFIPQSGSIGKPFSQGYLRWVSDRYSVTSPITIIFK is encoded by the coding sequence ATGGAGAACAAGTGTGGGGTGTTGCTAAAAATGGTCgtcatttcttttcttagtcTCTTTTTCATGCTTCATCTCTCTCCAACTATGGCTCAAGAAGAATCTCTAAAGACCATCGAGATAGATGAAAATCAAAGCAGCTTACCGACATACATCGTTCACGTTAAAAGGCCAGAGGGTAGAATTACGTTGCAATCAGAAGAGTTGGATAGCTGGTACGAATCTTTCTTGCCTTCCACCAGCGAAAGCTCGAACGAGCAACCACGCATGGTGTATTCGTTCCGAAATGTGGTCACCGGTTTTGCAGCAAAATTGACAGAAGAGGAAGTGAAAGCCATGGAGAAGATGGATGGTTTCATTTCAGCACGGCCAGAAAGGATTCTGTCCTTACATACAACTCACACTCCTGCCTTCTTGGGGTTGCACCAGGGGTTGGGAGTTTGGAAAGATTCGAATTTGGGGAAGGGTGCTATAATTGGAGTTTTGGACACTGGGATACTGCCGGATCATCCTTCGTTTAGTGATGAAGGAGTGCCTTCTCCCCCTGCTAAATGGAAAGGCAAGTGTGAATTCAATGCGGCGGCGTGCAATAACAAACTAATTGGCGCAAGAAGTTTCCAAAATGGAAGAAAAGTGGCTATACCGCCATTTGACGACGCAGGGCATGGCACCCACACAGCCAGCACTGCAGCGGGAAATTTTGTTAAAGGTGCGAACGTTTTTGGGAGTGCTAATGGTATTGCGGTTGGCATGGCGCCCTTTGCTCACTTGGCAATCTACAAAGTATGTTCCGCAGGCGGAGGTTGTGCTGAGAGTGACATATTGGCTGCGATGGACACTGCCGTTGAGGATGGTGTGGATGTGCTTTCCCTCTCTCTTGGTGGAGGCTCTTCTCCTTTCCATGCCGACGGGATTGCATTGGGTGCATTTGGTGCGATCCAAAAAGGAATTTTTGTAAGCTGTTCTGCTGGGAATGGCGGTCCCTTTTATGGTTCTTTATCGAACGAGGCCCCATGGATTCTCACAGTTGGAGCGAGCACCATTGACAGAAGCTTTAGGGCAACAGCAAAACTTGGAAACGGGGATCAATATGATGGCGAATCCCTACTCCAGCCTAAAGATTTCGATTCAACATTATTGCCTCTTGTTTATGCAGGCGCAAATGGTAACATGTCATCTGCTTTCTGTGCCCCCGGATCCTTGAATGACATTGATGTGAGAAGAAAAGTAGTGTTGTGTAAGAGAGGAGGGGGGATTGGAAGAACTGAAAAAGGCCAAGTAGTTGCACTTGCTGGTGGAGCCGCCATGATTCTCATGGACCTAGAGATCAATGGCTTTACTACCTCAGCTGATCCTCACGTACTTCCTGCAACATTGGTGAACTATGCTGCGGGTTTGAAAATCCTAGCCTACATAAACTCAACCTCTGCACCAACAGCCACAATCTTGTTTAAAGGAACTGTAATTGGAGGCTCATCTGCTCCCAGTGTTGCTTCCTTTTCTTCCAGAGGCCCAAGCGAAGAAAGCCCTGGAATCTTGAAACCAGACATCATTGGACCCGGCGTAAACATTCTAGCTGCATGGCCAGTTCCTGTGGACAATAACACGTATTCAAAATCAACATTTAACGTCATTTCCGGCACCTCAATGTCTTGCCCTCACCTCAGTGGCATTGCAGCTTTGCTCAAGAGCTCCCACCCCAGCTGGTCACCTGCTGCCATCAAGTCAGCAATCATGACCACCGCTGATGTGCTAAACCTTGGAGGAAAGCCAATTTTCGACCAAAGGCTTCTTCCTGCTGACATCTTTGCCACCGGTGCAGGCCATGTTAACCCAACAAAAGCAAACAACCCGGGGCTTGTTTACGACACCAAACCGGAGGATTATATTCCATATTTATGCGGTTTGAACTACACTGACATACAGGTAGAGCTCATTGTGCAACGCGCGGTGAACTGCTCGCAAGTAGAAATCATAGCGGAAGCAGAGTTAAACTATCCTTCATTTTCAATCGTACTGGGATCTAGCACTCAGGATTACACGCGGACGGTGACAAACGTTGGCCTGGCTAATTCCACTTATACTCTGGATCTTCTTGTACCTCAAGGGATCGGTATGAGTGTAAATCCTAACAAGCTTACATTCACAAAGGCGAACCAGAAGGTGACTTATTCAGTGGAATTCATCCCACAAAGTGGCAGCATCGGCAAGCCATTTTCTCAGGGATACCTGAGATGGGTTTCTGATCGTTACTCAGTTACAAGCCCAAtaactatcatttttaaatGA